A region of Chloracidobacterium sp. DNA encodes the following proteins:
- a CDS encoding GWxTD domain-containing protein, whose protein sequence is MSKSIIIRNFVLAFIVVATGVTFNADASAQPPDKDKPSQDVSDKVRNVKKESKDAYKKWLDNDVPYLITDQERKAFKALATDEERENFIEQFWRRRDPNPDTEENEFREQYYERIAYANEHFTSGIPGWKTDRGRIYIAWGKPDSIESHPTGGTYNRPSYEGGGDTTTYPFEIWFYRHLEGVGDGLEIEFVDPTSTGEYRLARDANEKDAMRMVPGAGFSTSEQLGLGAQGDTSSGRPSYQREQDTMFRRMEIQNGLARPPAVKFSDLQELAGGDSGVLFDKDPLKFDVRIDFFRQSDDRIITAFTVQTNNKELQFKDVGGLQQASMNIFGKITAVSGKRSGIFEDSVTTSATTQELSEAKDRKSIYQKAIALTPGTYKVDVVVRDVETGNKGLINMGFVVPKYDEKKLSTSSMILTSTLRSTAERDIGQMFVIGNAKVVPNLSGNYKVGQEVGVYLQVYNAGVDQTTLRPAVDVNYILTKGGKEILQQAEDWSGLSDSGQRLTIARLLPTTMMSVGDYELKVVIKDRVSGQVLNDDKLKAKFTITQ, encoded by the coding sequence ATGTCAAAGAGCATCATAATTCGAAATTTTGTTTTGGCCTTCATAGTTGTTGCAACCGGCGTTACTTTTAATGCCGACGCGTCGGCACAGCCGCCTGATAAAGATAAGCCGAGTCAGGACGTTTCTGACAAGGTTCGCAATGTAAAAAAGGAATCTAAAGACGCCTATAAAAAATGGCTAGACAATGATGTGCCGTATCTCATTACGGATCAGGAACGGAAAGCGTTTAAGGCTCTTGCGACGGACGAGGAACGCGAGAACTTTATCGAACAGTTTTGGCGGCGGCGCGATCCGAACCCTGATACTGAGGAAAACGAATTTCGTGAACAGTATTACGAACGCATAGCATACGCAAATGAACATTTTACATCGGGAATTCCGGGCTGGAAAACCGATCGCGGACGTATTTATATTGCCTGGGGAAAACCTGACTCTATTGAGTCGCATCCGACAGGCGGCACTTATAATCGTCCGAGCTATGAGGGCGGCGGCGATACAACCACCTATCCTTTTGAGATCTGGTTTTACAGACACCTCGAGGGAGTAGGTGACGGACTTGAGATCGAGTTTGTCGATCCTACAAGCACAGGGGAATATCGCCTCGCCCGCGATGCAAATGAAAAAGATGCAATGAGGATGGTACCCGGAGCAGGGTTTTCAACTTCTGAACAGTTGGGTTTAGGAGCACAAGGAGATACCTCTTCGGGGCGTCCAAGTTATCAGCGTGAGCAGGATACGATGTTCAGGCGAATGGAAATTCAGAATGGGCTTGCTCGCCCGCCTGCGGTCAAGTTCAGCGATCTACAGGAATTAGCAGGTGGCGACTCGGGTGTGCTTTTTGATAAAGACCCTCTAAAGTTCGACGTTCGTATCGATTTTTTCCGCCAGTCTGACGACCGGATCATTACAGCCTTTACAGTGCAGACAAATAACAAGGAGTTGCAGTTCAAAGACGTCGGCGGCCTGCAGCAGGCCTCGATGAACATATTTGGCAAGATCACTGCTGTTTCCGGCAAACGTTCGGGCATCTTTGAAGATTCGGTAACAACGAGCGCAACGACACAAGAATTATCGGAAGCAAAAGACCGAAAATCTATCTATCAAAAAGCTATCGCTCTTACGCCAGGCACTTATAAAGTCGATGTCGTAGTTCGCGATGTTGAGACGGGTAACAAGGGCCTTATAAATATGGGTTTTGTCGTACCTAAATACGACGAGAAGAAACTTTCGACTTCGTCAATGATACTCACGTCGACGTTGAGATCGACCGCCGAACGTGACATCGGCCAAATGTTCGTGATCGGTAACGCTAAGGTCGTTCCAAATCTTTCCGGAAATTATAAGGTCGGCCAAGAGGTAGGTGTATATTTACAGGTTTACAATGCAGGTGTCGATCAGACGACTCTGAGGCCAGCTGTGGACGTCAATTATATTTTAACAAAGGGCGGGAAAGAGATCCTGCAGCAAGCTGAGGACTGGAGCGGACTGAGCGATTCAGGCCAGCGATTGACCATTGCCCGGCTTTTGCCGACAACGATGATGTCAGTCGGCGATTATGAGCTCAAAGTCGTTATAAAAGATCGTGTTAGTGGACAGGTCCTCAACGACGACAAATTAAAAGCTAAGTTTACGATCACGCAGTAG
- the speD gene encoding adenosylmethionine decarboxylase, which yields MIVGTEWLIEASGCEKTALRDENLVRRILDRVIADLGLKSVGSVWHKFDGEGGVTGLIALTESHLACHTYPEYGTATFNLYCCQTRPEWDWETNLKADLVASNVTVTKIERGDSVSQISDLKFEIAGGER from the coding sequence ATGATCGTTGGTACCGAATGGCTAATCGAGGCGAGCGGTTGTGAAAAGACCGCTTTACGCGACGAGAATTTAGTTCGCCGTATCTTGGACCGCGTCATTGCGGATCTGGGCCTCAAGTCTGTCGGTTCAGTATGGCACAAATTCGACGGCGAAGGCGGCGTCACCGGCCTTATCGCCCTTACAGAATCTCATCTAGCTTGCCATACTTATCCCGAATACGGCACCGCCACATTCAATCTCTACTGCTGTCAAACCCGTCCTGAGTGGGATTGGGAAACAAATCTAAAAGCTGATCTCGTAGCGTCGAACGTGACGGTCACAAAGATCGAACGCGGAGATAGCGTCTCTCAAATTTCAGATCTCAAATTTGAAATTGCGGGAGGCGAGAGATGA
- a CDS encoding DUF4178 domain-containing protein: MSVLQANCPSCAAPIEFKAGSTIVVVCPFCRSAIARNDRALEDLGKVAEIADSESPLKLGLKGTYKDTSFELTGRAQLRHELGGYWDEWYATFSNGWVGWLAEAQGRFYMTFYQPLPAGTVLPTFNDLQLGQVVAEIPNPTPLMLQEKGHGTSLAADGEIPYKLSPGERFAYADLAGKNNAFATIDYSIDPPWVFVGTSVTLDEIGLGDAKPVQREARRVSTVGMGCPNCGGPLALIAPDKAERVTCPNCNSLLDVNQGNLSFFKALNPPPNQPDFALAIGSEGTFAGDVKFKVIGAVVRSVTIEGIQYFWHEYLLYNPMVGFRWLVHSDNHWNFVESVNPADVAQNNVFGAGSTVDHNGKKYKIFQDARAVVEYVKGEFYWRVEQGESVRAVDYVSAPNMVSMEASTDEMNWSLGTYMTNDEIEKAFGITGLPRPWGVAPNQPFTGQFYYTWGALPLLLLFVVAIFMIPFSGLTKIVLNQEVVLPPMTNAATAQAAFSLPFDIKANSNVRITASAPVDNSWADLDVDLVNDQSLEVESVNIPVEYYTGSDSDGAWTEGSKSTDATLSSLPAGKYTLRVEGTWQNWQAQMPVSVKVEQGVNRGVNFICAFLLLIIVPVLGLIRKFSFETSRWKDSMFSTSSSSSDD, from the coding sequence ATGAGTGTTCTTCAGGCAAATTGTCCATCGTGCGCGGCTCCCATCGAATTTAAGGCGGGTTCGACGATCGTTGTTGTGTGCCCGTTTTGCCGATCGGCAATAGCGCGAAACGACCGTGCTCTCGAAGACCTCGGCAAAGTGGCTGAAATTGCCGATTCCGAATCGCCACTCAAACTTGGATTAAAGGGAACGTACAAAGATACAAGTTTTGAATTGACCGGCCGAGCACAGCTAAGGCATGAATTAGGCGGTTATTGGGACGAGTGGTACGCGACGTTTTCCAACGGTTGGGTCGGTTGGCTTGCCGAGGCGCAAGGCCGGTTTTACATGACGTTTTACCAGCCTCTGCCGGCAGGAACTGTACTTCCAACTTTCAACGATCTACAGCTTGGCCAGGTCGTTGCCGAGATACCTAATCCTACCCCGTTGATGCTGCAGGAAAAAGGCCACGGCACGTCGCTGGCGGCAGACGGCGAGATCCCTTATAAGCTGTCGCCGGGCGAAAGATTTGCGTACGCCGATTTGGCAGGCAAGAACAACGCCTTTGCGACGATCGACTACAGTATCGATCCGCCGTGGGTTTTTGTCGGTACTAGTGTAACGCTCGACGAGATCGGACTCGGTGATGCAAAACCGGTTCAGCGAGAAGCTCGTCGCGTTTCAACCGTCGGAATGGGCTGCCCAAATTGCGGTGGTCCGCTAGCGCTTATCGCTCCCGACAAAGCCGAGCGCGTAACGTGTCCCAACTGCAATTCGTTGCTCGATGTAAACCAAGGCAATCTTTCATTTTTCAAAGCGCTCAATCCGCCGCCGAATCAGCCTGATTTTGCACTCGCGATCGGATCCGAAGGCACTTTTGCCGGTGATGTTAAATTCAAGGTGATCGGAGCTGTTGTTCGCAGCGTCACCATCGAAGGAATTCAGTATTTCTGGCACGAATATCTGCTTTATAATCCAATGGTCGGCTTCCGTTGGCTCGTCCATTCGGACAATCATTGGAATTTTGTCGAATCGGTAAATCCCGCCGATGTGGCTCAGAACAATGTTTTCGGCGCCGGCTCCACTGTCGATCATAACGGGAAAAAGTACAAGATATTTCAGGATGCTCGGGCAGTTGTCGAATATGTAAAAGGTGAGTTCTATTGGCGCGTTGAACAAGGCGAGTCTGTTCGGGCAGTAGATTATGTCTCGGCTCCAAATATGGTGTCGATGGAAGCGAGTACGGACGAAATGAACTGGTCGTTGGGCACGTATATGACCAACGACGAGATCGAAAAGGCTTTTGGAATCACAGGTTTGCCGCGCCCTTGGGGCGTCGCTCCAAATCAGCCTTTCACTGGACAGTTTTATTACACTTGGGGCGCATTGCCGCTGCTGCTTTTGTTTGTAGTGGCCATATTTATGATCCCTTTTAGCGGTCTGACAAAGATCGTGCTCAATCAGGAAGTAGTGCTTCCGCCGATGACAAATGCAGCGACCGCGCAGGCTGCATTTAGCCTGCCGTTCGATATAAAAGCAAATAGTAATGTGAGGATCACCGCTAGCGCGCCGGTTGATAATTCGTGGGCAGATCTCGATGTAGATCTTGTCAACGATCAAAGCCTGGAAGTCGAATCGGTAAATATTCCGGTCGAATATTACACTGGCAGCGACAGTGATGGAGCGTGGACCGAAGGATCAAAGTCAACCGACGCAACTCTTTCGTCATTACCGGCAGGGAAATATACTTTGCGAGTAGAAGGAACGTGGCAAAACTGGCAGGCGCAAATGCCTGTTTCTGTAAAAGTCGAACAAGGCGTAAATCGCGGAGTCAATTTCATATGCGCGTTCCTGCTTTTAATAATTGTTCCCGTCTTGGGACTGATCAGAAAGTTTTCATTTGAGACAAGCCGCTGGAAAGACAGTATGTTCAGTACAAGTTCCAGCAGTTCGGATGATTGA
- a CDS encoding DUF350 domain-containing protein, translated as MIVKLDDLLPVLATTVIFVAIGLIVFAVAFFIVVLVAPFSVKKEIEEDQNTALAVIIGALIIGVAMIISSAIQGN; from the coding sequence ATGATCGTCAAGCTTGATGACCTTTTGCCGGTCTTGGCGACCACCGTCATCTTCGTTGCCATCGGCCTTATAGTTTTTGCCGTCGCTTTTTTTATCGTGGTGCTCGTCGCGCCATTTTCAGTAAAAAAAGAGATCGAGGAAGATCAAAACACTGCTCTTGCGGTAATTATCGGTGCTCTCATCATTGGCGTGGCGATGATAATTTCCTCGGCAATACAAGGAAATTGA
- a CDS encoding polyamine aminopropyltransferase — MKRAPLLFLNVFVIATCGLIYELLAGTLSSYVLGDSVTQFSLIIGIYLFAMGVGSWLSQFIEKHIAEKFVDIELAVAVVGGFSAPLLFLTFAHLSYFSVVLYGMVFIIGTLVGLEIPLLMRILKDEMDFKDLVSRVLAFDYIGALVASLLFPIFLVPKLGLNRTSLLFGMLNAAVGIWGTWLLLPLIKRNVTIMRVKGSVIFVLLLIAFIKADKLTTFAEDALFVDNIIYAKSSPYQRIVVTKGKTGHSLFLNGNLQFNSFDEYRYHEALVHPAFAAYNGEAKRVLVLGGGDGLALREVEKYGSVEFIQLVDLDPEMTKVSSTLPALIELNRHSFDDPRLQVTNADAFVWLDDTLIEPFDIVIIDFPDPNNFALGKLYSTRFYNLLKQKLRPDSSVVIQTTSPLIARQSFWCIIKTLESVGFSVKPYQTTVPSFGVWGYALAKMQPFDSPTKPPANIELNFLNDNSFASMFEFPSDTSRPEGEIEINRLDNQALVRYYETEWRRFEQ, encoded by the coding sequence ATGAAACGTGCTCCGCTACTTTTTCTAAACGTCTTTGTTATCGCCACCTGCGGCTTAATTTATGAGCTGCTTGCCGGGACGCTCTCAAGCTACGTTCTCGGCGATTCGGTCACACAATTTTCACTAATTATTGGTATCTATCTTTTTGCAATGGGTGTCGGCTCGTGGCTGTCGCAGTTTATCGAAAAACATATTGCCGAGAAATTTGTCGATATCGAACTTGCGGTTGCGGTTGTTGGAGGTTTTTCGGCACCGCTGCTATTTCTTACATTTGCCCATCTTTCGTATTTCAGCGTCGTACTCTACGGCATGGTTTTTATCATCGGCACTCTCGTTGGGTTGGAAATACCGTTGCTGATGAGAATCCTGAAAGATGAGATGGATTTCAAGGATCTGGTTTCTCGCGTTCTGGCGTTTGACTATATCGGCGCTCTAGTCGCATCTCTGCTTTTTCCAATCTTCTTGGTCCCCAAACTCGGGCTCAATCGCACCTCGCTGCTTTTCGGTATGTTAAATGCTGCTGTCGGCATTTGGGGCACTTGGCTACTACTGCCGCTGATCAAGCGAAACGTAACCATAATGCGAGTAAAAGGCTCTGTCATTTTCGTACTGCTTCTCATCGCTTTTATAAAGGCAGACAAATTGACTACCTTCGCCGAAGACGCTCTGTTTGTCGATAACATTATCTATGCGAAAAGCTCGCCGTATCAACGCATCGTTGTAACAAAAGGAAAGACCGGTCATTCGTTATTTCTCAACGGCAATCTGCAATTCAATTCATTTGACGAATACCGTTATCACGAAGCTTTGGTACATCCTGCATTTGCCGCTTACAACGGAGAAGCAAAACGAGTATTGGTGTTAGGCGGCGGTGATGGCCTTGCTTTGCGTGAAGTAGAAAAATACGGTTCTGTTGAGTTCATTCAACTTGTAGATCTAGACCCTGAGATGACAAAAGTCTCATCCACACTTCCTGCTCTTATCGAATTGAATCGCCACTCGTTTGATGACCCGCGGCTTCAGGTTACGAACGCAGATGCTTTTGTATGGCTCGATGACACGCTGATCGAACCGTTTGATATTGTTATTATTGATTTTCCAGACCCGAACAATTTTGCGCTGGGGAAACTTTACTCGACGCGCTTTTACAATCTTTTAAAGCAAAAATTGAGGCCAGATTCGTCAGTTGTGATCCAGACCACTTCGCCGCTTATCGCACGCCAATCGTTTTGGTGCATCATCAAGACGCTTGAGTCTGTTGGCTTTTCGGTAAAGCCTTATCAAACAACTGTTCCGAGCTTTGGCGTTTGGGGTTATGCTCTTGCAAAGATGCAGCCGTTTGATTCGCCAACAAAACCGCCCGCAAATATAGAACTTAACTTCCTGAACGATAATTCCTTTGCTTCAATGTTTGAATTCCCATCGGATACGTCGCGGCCAGAGGGCGAGATCGAAATAAACCGGCTAGATAATCAGGCGCTTGTACGTTATTACGAAACCGAATGGCGGCGGTTTGAGCAGTGA
- a CDS encoding FAD-dependent oxidoreductase — protein sequence MNLSRRELLTAFLGAPFAMAACGKRETRIFPEGEIIGQSVTLGHILREGRSFEVPPDKWETKKVAIIGGGIAGLTAAWKLKKNKLSDFVLLELEKEVGGTSGSSKGHPVSYPWGAHYLPVPFQENVELIDFLDEMSLLDGRGANGEIIVKEQFLCREPEERVFYKGRWYEGLYLTVGASEEDKRQFVEFQKHIDQWVNWRDQYGKRAFVVPVANCTNDVEVTSLDKISFADWLRQNGFTSDRLHWYCDYACRDDYGLKLEQTSAWAGLFYFCSRVRKSGVESQPFITCPEGNGQFVNHFFERVKDNVRRSQIVVSVVPSDKGVDVICLDGGEVRGIHCEKAIFASPMFTAPYIIRGFREDAPFAASEFQHNAWFVANLFLKDRPKPRFAKDFPLAWDNVLYESPSLGYVTATHQKGIDYGPTILTYYYPMCAEENGRTKLFNYEWRDLADVCLTDLARAHPDIYDLTTRIDIMRWGHAMISPRPNFIWSGIREKAIKPYRNIHFAHTDLSGIALFEEAFYHGLRVATEMLQR from the coding sequence ATGAATCTATCACGACGCGAACTCTTAACCGCTTTTCTCGGGGCGCCGTTTGCGATGGCTGCTTGTGGGAAACGCGAAACGCGAATATTTCCCGAAGGCGAGATCATTGGACAGTCAGTAACGCTGGGACATATATTGCGAGAAGGCCGCTCGTTCGAAGTCCCACCCGACAAATGGGAAACCAAAAAGGTCGCGATCATCGGCGGTGGTATCGCCGGGTTGACTGCTGCGTGGAAACTGAAAAAAAACAAACTCAGTGATTTCGTGCTCCTCGAACTAGAAAAGGAAGTAGGCGGTACATCCGGTAGCAGTAAAGGGCACCCGGTCAGCTATCCTTGGGGTGCACATTACCTGCCTGTGCCGTTTCAGGAAAATGTTGAGTTAATAGATTTTCTCGATGAGATGTCTCTGCTCGACGGCCGAGGTGCGAACGGTGAGATCATTGTAAAAGAACAATTCTTATGCCGTGAACCGGAAGAGCGTGTTTTTTACAAAGGCCGATGGTATGAGGGATTGTATCTGACCGTAGGTGCGAGCGAAGAAGATAAACGGCAATTTGTGGAGTTTCAAAAACATATAGATCAATGGGTCAATTGGCGCGATCAGTACGGCAAACGGGCGTTTGTCGTACCTGTGGCAAATTGCACAAACGATGTCGAGGTAACATCGCTTGATAAAATTTCATTTGCCGATTGGCTCCGGCAAAACGGATTTACGTCTGATCGATTGCACTGGTATTGCGACTACGCGTGTCGTGACGATTATGGACTAAAACTCGAACAAACATCGGCGTGGGCTGGTTTATTTTATTTCTGTTCGCGTGTGCGCAAAAGCGGAGTCGAGTCGCAGCCGTTTATCACTTGTCCCGAAGGCAACGGCCAATTCGTCAATCACTTTTTCGAAAGGGTTAAGGACAATGTCCGAAGGTCGCAGATCGTCGTTTCCGTCGTGCCGTCAGACAAAGGTGTCGATGTAATTTGTCTCGACGGTGGTGAAGTTCGTGGTATTCATTGCGAAAAAGCGATCTTTGCGTCGCCTATGTTTACCGCTCCATATATTATTCGCGGTTTTCGTGAAGACGCACCGTTTGCGGCAAGTGAGTTTCAGCACAACGCCTGGTTCGTCGCAAATCTTTTTCTAAAAGACCGCCCCAAACCGCGATTTGCAAAGGATTTCCCGCTCGCCTGGGACAATGTTCTTTACGAAAGCCCATCGCTCGGCTACGTGACGGCGACACATCAGAAGGGAATTGACTACGGTCCGACGATCCTGACCTATTACTACCCAATGTGTGCCGAGGAAAATGGCCGGACAAAATTATTTAACTACGAATGGCGCGATCTGGCTGATGTCTGTCTCACTGATCTTGCACGTGCGCATCCTGACATTTACGATCTCACGACTCGAATCGACATCATGCGTTGGGGCCACGCGATGATTAGCCCGCGGCCAAATTTTATCTGGAGCGGCATCCGCGAAAAAGCGATCAAACCATATCGCAACATCCACTTCGCGCACACCGACCTAAGCGGTATCGCACTTTTTGAAGAAGCGTTTTATCATGGACTGCGTGTGGCTACGGAGATGCTTCAGAGATGA
- a CDS encoding PDZ domain-containing protein, with translation MLIRSFISVLIVTSSFVLAFGQDAPDAKKDKENARTPRAFAFSFSGDGGYLGVRTEEVNRENFATFGLKEVRGVAVEKVMENSPAAAAGIQDNDVIVRLNGEEVSSTRKLTRLISEIAPDHQVSLTVLRNGKEKDIKATLGKRQGPQFENGNFAITIPDIDKFKFEKELKDLPELKELKKLKELQKGDGPMIFGEGEGKNFVWKMGERRQIGISVYPLTKQLSENMGVESGVMINNVREDSPAFKAGLKAGDIIVEASGKAVKNNMDLMRTINDKKEGDIQFTIIRDKNRQTISVTPEAAKDSGFVFQTDGDEDGMMIAPSPGEMRLAMPSTPMAPMVAPGQMMKPMQPMNAPMPAMPFIGGPVI, from the coding sequence ATGCTTATTAGGTCATTTATTTCTGTTTTGATCGTTACTTCTAGCTTTGTCCTCGCTTTTGGCCAGGACGCTCCCGACGCCAAAAAAGACAAGGAAAATGCAAGAACGCCGCGAGCATTCGCATTCTCATTTAGCGGTGACGGCGGCTATCTCGGCGTCAGAACTGAGGAAGTTAACAGAGAGAACTTTGCTACTTTTGGTTTGAAAGAAGTTCGCGGTGTTGCGGTGGAAAAAGTGATGGAAAATTCACCTGCTGCCGCTGCGGGTATTCAGGATAATGACGTTATTGTCCGTCTCAACGGCGAAGAGGTCTCAAGCACCCGTAAACTTACACGCCTGATCTCAGAGATCGCACCCGATCATCAGGTTTCGCTCACGGTCCTTCGTAACGGCAAGGAAAAAGATATCAAAGCAACTCTCGGCAAACGCCAAGGACCGCAATTTGAGAACGGCAATTTTGCGATAACCATTCCGGATATCGACAAGTTCAAATTCGAAAAAGAACTTAAGGATCTGCCTGAACTGAAAGAGCTAAAGAAGCTAAAAGAACTGCAGAAAGGTGACGGACCAATGATTTTTGGGGAAGGCGAAGGTAAGAACTTCGTATGGAAAATGGGCGAGCGTCGTCAGATCGGCATCTCGGTTTATCCTCTGACAAAACAGCTTTCTGAAAATATGGGCGTCGAGAGCGGCGTGATGATAAATAACGTTCGCGAAGATTCGCCAGCCTTTAAGGCTGGCCTCAAAGCAGGCGACATCATCGTCGAAGCCAGCGGCAAGGCCGTTAAAAATAATATGGACCTGATGCGCACCATCAACGACAAAAAAGAAGGCGACATTCAGTTCACCATCATTCGCGATAAAAACCGCCAGACGATCTCGGTCACTCCTGAGGCCGCAAAGGACAGCGGTTTTGTATTTCAGACAGACGGTGACGAAGATGGAATGATGATAGCCCCGTCACCGGGTGAAATGCGTCTCGCAATGCCCTCGACACCGATGGCTCCGATGGTCGCACCGGGCCAGATGATGAAACCAATGCAGCCGATGAACGCACCAATGCCGGCGATGCCTTTCATTGGCGGACCGGTGATTTAA
- a CDS encoding aminotransferase class I/II-fold pyridoxal phosphate-dependent enzyme, translating into MTQTKISKKRISRKAGSFTESVIREMTREAIKYGAVNLGQGFPDFAAPEDIKQKAMEAIAADHNQYAITWGVKSFRDAIAKKTMWFLGLDLDPEAEITVTCGSTEGMIAAMMATVDPTEEVIVFEPFYENYAPDAILSDATPRHVPLYRTDNGFVFDREELRAAFNEKTKAIIICNPNNPTGKVFSKDELEFIADLCKEFDALCFTDEIYEHIIYKGNADDDPLTHISMATIPGMRERTVVVNSLSKTYSVTGWRVGYCIAPPDITSAIRKVHDFLTVGAANPLQHAGAYALSLPPSYYDELHHEYLRKRDFIVPALQNAGFKCDFPEGAYYVMCDISAFGFANDIEFTKHLIREIGVAVVPGSSFYHDPQMGSQMVRFCFCKKDETLEAAAERLAKLSRG; encoded by the coding sequence ATGACTCAAACTAAGATCTCAAAAAAACGAATCTCCCGAAAAGCCGGCTCTTTTACGGAATCGGTCATTCGAGAGATGACGCGCGAAGCCATTAAGTACGGAGCGGTCAATCTCGGCCAGGGCTTTCCTGATTTTGCTGCGCCGGAGGATATAAAACAAAAGGCAATGGAGGCCATAGCGGCCGACCACAATCAATATGCGATCACATGGGGCGTAAAGAGTTTTCGTGATGCGATAGCAAAGAAAACGATGTGGTTTCTGGGGCTCGACCTCGACCCGGAAGCAGAGATCACGGTAACCTGCGGCTCGACCGAGGGAATGATCGCGGCGATGATGGCAACCGTTGATCCGACAGAAGAAGTAATAGTTTTTGAGCCTTTTTATGAGAATTACGCTCCCGACGCGATACTTTCTGACGCTACACCGAGGCATGTTCCGTTATACAGGACCGATAACGGCTTTGTATTTGACCGCGAAGAGCTTCGGGCCGCTTTTAACGAGAAAACAAAAGCGATAATCATCTGCAACCCGAATAATCCAACGGGCAAGGTATTTTCTAAGGACGAACTCGAATTTATCGCTGATCTTTGCAAGGAATTTGACGCTCTTTGCTTCACGGACGAGATTTACGAACACATCATTTACAAAGGAAACGCCGATGATGACCCGTTGACGCATATTTCGATGGCGACGATTCCAGGTATGCGCGAGCGAACGGTGGTTGTTAATTCTTTGTCAAAAACCTACTCGGTCACAGGCTGGCGTGTCGGTTACTGCATCGCTCCGCCCGATATCACGTCGGCGATCCGGAAGGTGCACGACTTTCTGACAGTCGGCGCGGCAAATCCGCTGCAGCACGCAGGTGCCTACGCTCTCAGCCTGCCGCCGAGCTATTACGACGAACTTCATCACGAATACTTGAGAAAACGCGATTTTATTGTGCCTGCACTGCAAAACGCCGGTTTCAAATGCGACTTTCCTGAAGGCGCATACTATGTGATGTGCGATATTTCGGCGTTCGGCTTTGCGAACGACATTGAATTTACAAAACATCTCATTCGCGAGATCGGCGTCGCCGTCGTGCCAGGCTCTTCGTTCTATCACGACCCGCAAATGGGCTCGCAAATGGTGCGCTTCTGCTTCTGCAAGAAGGACGAAACATTGGAAGCGGCAGCGGAAAGACTCGCAAAATTGTCCCGTGGTTAA